A part of Mesoplodon densirostris isolate mMesDen1 chromosome 10, mMesDen1 primary haplotype, whole genome shotgun sequence genomic DNA contains:
- the NOL7 gene encoding nucleolar protein 7, which produces MVQLRPRASRAPVSASAMVDEGQPASEEEAEHGLLLGQPSSGAAAEPLEEDEEGDDELDDEAPEELTFASAQAEAKEEERRVRETVRRDKTLLKEKRKRREELFIEQKKRKLLPDTILEKLTTASQTSVKKSPAKLKEVHLQKKNEECEKGGDSKKAKGKVQKVQTVGQNKSYLAVRLKDQDLRDSRQEAAKAFIQNCLYGPGTNRTTVNKFLSLDNKRLPVKKAAAQFLNNAWGSQKKQNAKRFKRRWMVRKMKTSKK; this is translated from the exons ATGGTGCAGCTCAGGCCGCGCGCGTCTCGTGCTCCGGTGTCGGCGTCGGCGATGGTGGACGAGGGCCAGCCCGCCTCGGAGGAGGAGGCGGAGCACGGCCTGTTGCTCGGACAGCCGAGCAGCGGCGCGGCTGCCGAGCCGCTGGAGGAAGACGAGGAAGGGGACGATGAGCTTGACGACGAGGCCCCGGAGGAGCTGACTTTCGCCAGCGCTCAGGCGGAAGCGAAAGAAGAGGAGCGGCGAGTTCGCGAGACCGTACGCAG GGATAAAACGCTtctgaaggagaagaggaagcGACGCGAGGAGTTGTTCATCGAACAGAAG aaaaggaaacttcTTCCAGATACTATTCTAGAGAAGTTAACTACAGCTTCACAAACTAG TGTGAAGAAATCACCGGCAAAGTTGAAAGAAG TtcatttgcaaaagaaaaatgaagaatgtgAGAAAGGAGGTGACTCAAAGAAAGCTAAAGGAAAAGTGCAAAAAGTACAGACTGTTGG CCAGAATAAAAGCTACTTGGCTGTAAGGCTAAAAGACCAAGATTTGAGAGATTCAAGGCAAGAAGCAGCCAAAGCCTTCATACAAAATTGTTTATATGGTCCTGGAACCAACAGAACTACTG TAAACAAGTTCCTGTCTCTTGACAACAAGAGGTTACCGGTGAAAAAGGCCGCAGCCCAGTTTTTGAATAATGCTTGGG GAtcccagaaaaaacaaaatgccAAGAGGTTTAAAAGACGTTGGATGGTCAGAAAGATGAAAACTTCTAAGAAGTAA